One genomic window of Ziziphus jujuba cultivar Dongzao chromosome 4, ASM3175591v1 includes the following:
- the LOC125421913 gene encoding casein kinase 1-like protein HD16 isoform X2, whose amino-acid sequence MNQGKNAKPIGRGRGRGTRAMNQGKNAKPIGAGVGGQGHTGLDLPIGKLVAVRDELVAQKSAEKLAAAEDEGSTSPLPERIQIGNSPVYKLERKLGKGGFGQVYVGRRLTGGSGCSGPDAFEAI is encoded by the exons ATGAATCAAGGTAAGAATGCCAAGCCAATTGGTAGAGGTAGAGGAAGAGGGACCAGAGCTATGAATCAAGGTAAGAATGCCAAGCCAATTGGTGCTGGAGTTGGTGGACAGGGACACACAGGATTGGACTTGCCAATCGGAAAGTTGGTTGCTGTTCGTGATGAATTGGTTGCTCAGAAAAGTGCAGAAAAGTTGGCTGCTGCTGAGGATGAGGGAAGCACAAGTCCACTTCCTGAAAGG ATACAGATTGGCAACTCCCCAGTGTATAAGTTGGAGCGGAAGCTGGGAAAAGGAGGTTTTGGACAAGTATATGTTGGAAGAAGGCTGACTGGAGGCAGCGGTTGCTCTGGGCCTGATGCCTTTGAG GCTATCTGA
- the LOC112489754 gene encoding LOW QUALITY PROTEIN: oxysterol-binding protein-related protein 1C (The sequence of the model RefSeq protein was modified relative to this genomic sequence to represent the inferred CDS: substituted 3 bases at 3 genomic stop codons) — protein sequence MDQSEGTIEIPTQKKHFGATLSPGHGNRRNCDLKLNPMGFLIKGGLVSYHPMIVACHCEGKGWKFWGNTNLKSKFWGHSIQLDHVVLLTVEFDDREIFQWSKATRSINNLILGKLYCDHYGTMRIQGNHDYSSKLKFKEQFIIDQNPHQVHGLVXDRNGKTIATLFGKWDESMHYMNGNCYGKGKGLESXPDAQLLXNRSKPPQFPTSYNLTRFTITMNELTPGLKLQEKLSPTDSRLKPDQRYLDIDCYNFLSLVTA from the exons ATGGACCAAAGTGAGGGCACGATCGAAATTCCAACACAAAAGAAGCATTTCGG AGCTACATTGTCCCCAGG gcatggAAATAGGAGAAACTGTGATTTGAAGCTCAATCCAATGGGATTCCTTATAAAAGGAGGTTTG GTTAGTTATCATCCGATGATTGTTGCTTGCCACTGTGAGGGTAAAGGATGGAAATTTTGGGGTAATACCAATTTGAAGAGTAAATTTTGGGGTCACTCAATTCAACTTGATCATGTTGTTCTTTTAACGGTGGAATTTGACGACAGAGAAATTTTTCAGTGGAGTAAG GCTACAAGATCAATTAACAACCTTATATTGGGAAAGCTCTATTGTGACCACTATGGTACAATGCGTATACAGGGGAATCATGACTATTCTTCCAAGCTGAAATTCAAGGAGCAATTTATCATTGACCAAAATCCTCACCAa GTACATGGTTTAGTTTAAGATAGAAATGGAAAAACGATAGCAACCCTATTTGGAAAATGGGATGAGAGCATGCATTATATGAATGGAAATTGTTATGGGAAGGGAAAAGGATTGGAGTCTTGACCTGATGCCCAGTTGCTCTAGAACAGGAGCAAGCCACCCCAGTTTCCTACAAGTTATAACTTGACACGCTTTACCATCACCATGAATGAACTCACCCCTGGATTAAAG TTGCAGGAAAAGTTGTCCCCTACAGATTCAAGGCTCAAGCCTGATCAAAGGTATCTAGACATTGATTGCTACAACTTTTTATCCCTCGTTACAG CTTAA
- the LOC125421913 gene encoding casein kinase 1-like protein HD16 isoform X1: MNQGKNAKPIGRGRGRGTRAMNQGKNAKPIGAGVGGQGHTGLDLPIGKLVAVRDELVAQKSAEKLAAAEDEGSTSPLPERIQIGNSPVYKLERKLGKGGFGQVYVGRRLTGGSGCSGPDAFEGNCSLCKCPCSFRQDRELKR, encoded by the exons ATGAATCAAGGTAAGAATGCCAAGCCAATTGGTAGAGGTAGAGGAAGAGGGACCAGAGCTATGAATCAAGGTAAGAATGCCAAGCCAATTGGTGCTGGAGTTGGTGGACAGGGACACACAGGATTGGACTTGCCAATCGGAAAGTTGGTTGCTGTTCGTGATGAATTGGTTGCTCAGAAAAGTGCAGAAAAGTTGGCTGCTGCTGAGGATGAGGGAAGCACAAGTCCACTTCCTGAAAGG ATACAGATTGGCAACTCCCCAGTGTATAAGTTGGAGCGGAAGCTGGGAAAAGGAGGTTTTGGACAAGTATATGTTGGAAGAAGGCTGACTGGAGGCAGCGGTTGCTCTGGGCCTGATGCCTTTGAG GGGAACTGTTCGCTATGCAAGTGTCCATGCTCATTTAGGCAGGACAGGGAGCTGAAGAGATGA
- the LOC125421913 gene encoding casein kinase 1-like protein HD16 isoform X3, which translates to MNQGKNAKPIGAGVGGQGHTGLDLPIGKLVAVRDELVAQKSAEKLAAAEDEGSTSPLPERIQIGNSPVYKLERKLGKGGFGQVYVGRRLTGGSGCSGPDAFEGNCSLCKCPCSFRQDRELKR; encoded by the exons ATGAATCAAGGTAAGAATGCCAAGCCAATTGGTGCTGGAGTTGGTGGACAGGGACACACAGGATTGGACTTGCCAATCGGAAAGTTGGTTGCTGTTCGTGATGAATTGGTTGCTCAGAAAAGTGCAGAAAAGTTGGCTGCTGCTGAGGATGAGGGAAGCACAAGTCCACTTCCTGAAAGG ATACAGATTGGCAACTCCCCAGTGTATAAGTTGGAGCGGAAGCTGGGAAAAGGAGGTTTTGGACAAGTATATGTTGGAAGAAGGCTGACTGGAGGCAGCGGTTGCTCTGGGCCTGATGCCTTTGAG GGGAACTGTTCGCTATGCAAGTGTCCATGCTCATTTAGGCAGGACAGGGAGCTGAAGAGATGA